In Tsukamurella tyrosinosolvens, the genomic window ACGGGCCGAATTCCTGGACCGCGTCGCCCGGGAGCTACGGACGCGGGGATGGAGCGGACCGTCGCCCGTGAACCCGAGACTCACGCTCCCGAACCGCCCGGCACGCCGAACGTCCGCCGATTGAACACCGTTTCCGACATCAAAACCGCAGGTCGCGGTGAACAGAAACGGTGTTCAATTCCAGAGGTCAGAGGATGGGGGCGGGGGTGTAGCCGGCGGCGGTGGGGTACTTCGCCGTCAGGGCCTCGACGTCGGCGACGACCTGGGCGACCTGGGCCTCGGCGGCGCCGGTGAAGGCGGCGCGATCGGCGAGCGCCTCGTCGAGCTGGGCGCGGGTGAGGCCGAGGCGGGCGTCGCCGGCGAGGCGATCCAGCAGGTCGGGCTCCTTACCCTCCTCGCGCATCGCCAGGGCGACGGCGACGGCGTGCTCCTTGATCGCCTCGTGCGCGACCTCGCGGCCGACGCCCGCGCGCACCGCGGCCATGAGCACGCGGGTGGTGGCGAGGAAGGGCAGGTAGCGGTTGAGCTCGTTCTCGATCACGGCCGGGTAGGCGCCGAACTCGTCGAGGACGGTCAGGAAGGTCTCGAAGAGGCCGTCGATCGCGAAGAACGAATCCGGCAGCGCCACGCGGCGGATCACGGAGCAGAAGACGTCGCCCTCGTTCCACTGCGAGCCCGCCATCTCGGCCGCCATCGAGCCGTAGCCGCGCAGGATCACCGTGAGCCCGTTGACGCGCTCGCACGAGCGGGTGTTCATCTTGTGCGGCATCGCGGAGCTGCCCACCTGGCCGGGCTGGAAGCCCTCGGTGACCAGCTCGTGCCCGGCCATGAGGCGGATCGTCGTGGCCATCGACGACGGTCCCGCCGCCACCTGGACGAGCGCGCTCACCACGTCGTGATCGAGCGAGCGCGGGTACACCTGGCCCACCGACACGAACGACTCCGAGAAACCGAGGTGCTCCGCCACGCGCGACTCCAGGGAGGCGAGCTTGGCGGCGTCGCCGCCGAGGAGGTCGAGCATGTCCTGCGACGTGCCCATCGGGCCTTTGATGCCGCGCAGCGGGTAGCGGCCGATGAGGTCCTCGAGCCGGGCGATGGCGACGAGCAGCTCGTTGGCCGCCGATGCGAAGCGCTTACCCAGCGTCGTGGCCTGCGCCGCGACGTTGTGCGAGCGGCCCGCCATGACCACGGACGAGTACTGCGCCGCGCGCTCGGCCAGCCGGGCCGCCACGGCCACGGCGTGGTCGCGGACGTACTCGAGCGAGCGCAGCACCTGCAGCTGCTCGACGTTCTCCGTGAGGTCGCGCGAGGTCATGCCCTTGTGGATCTGCTCGAACCCGGCGAGGTCGCTGAACTCCTCGATCCGGGCCTTCACGTCGTGCCGGGTGATCCGCTCGCGTTCCGCGATCGACGCCAGGTCCACCTGGTCGACGACCTTCTCGTAGGCCTCGACGGCACCGTCGGGAACGTCGATCCCGAGGTCGCGCTGCGCCTTGAGCACCGCGATCCACAGCTGGCGCTCCAGCACGATCTTGTACTCCGGCGACCACAGCTCGCGCATGCGCGGGCTGGCGTACCG contains:
- the purB gene encoding adenylosuccinate lyase; translation: MSTPRIPDVLANRYASPRMRELWSPEYKIVLERQLWIAVLKAQRDLGIDVPDGAVEAYEKVVDQVDLASIAERERITRHDVKARIEEFSDLAGFEQIHKGMTSRDLTENVEQLQVLRSLEYVRDHAVAVAARLAERAAQYSSVVMAGRSHNVAAQATTLGKRFASAANELLVAIARLEDLIGRYPLRGIKGPMGTSQDMLDLLGGDAAKLASLESRVAEHLGFSESFVSVGQVYPRSLDHDVVSALVQVAAGPSSMATTIRLMAGHELVTEGFQPGQVGSSAMPHKMNTRSCERVNGLTVILRGYGSMAAEMAGSQWNEGDVFCSVIRRVALPDSFFAIDGLFETFLTVLDEFGAYPAVIENELNRYLPFLATTRVLMAAVRAGVGREVAHEAIKEHAVAVALAMREEGKEPDLLDRLAGDARLGLTRAQLDEALADRAAFTGAAEAQVAQVVADVEALTAKYPTAAGYTPAPIL